The proteins below are encoded in one region of Stieleria sp. JC731:
- a CDS encoding sugar porter family MFS transporter, with the protein MANRLLVWSVTASLAGFLFGFDTIVISGAEQKIQSVWDLNSTLHGLCMSAALWGTVIGAILGGWPAERFGRRQTLLWVGILYFVSAAGSGLAPEKFSFMLARFIGGVGVGIATVASPLYISEISPPKMRGRLAGLFQFNIVFGILIAFASNYLIGKYVGADVAWRWMLGVEAFPALLYTILCITLPESPRWLITHGNRRDAGLEVFRSINPDLTSQEIESLADTVQASAGDTNKAEKFFTARLRRPIMLAFLIAFFNQLSGINAILYFAPRIFEWTGLEKNAALLQSLGIGITNLVFTYVGLWLIDRFGRRTLLYIGSFGYIASLGLCTYAFSVESYQIVPACIFAFIAAHAVGQGAVIWVFISEIFPNRSRAAGQALGSSTHWLFAALLTLVFPKMAESLPPATIFGFFCFMMVLQLVWVKMFVPETKGVPLEQMQEKLGIADA; encoded by the coding sequence ATGGCTAATCGGTTGCTCGTCTGGTCAGTGACAGCGTCGCTGGCGGGATTCCTATTCGGCTTTGACACGATCGTGATTTCGGGTGCAGAGCAAAAGATCCAGTCCGTTTGGGATCTAAACAGCACGCTGCATGGGTTATGCATGAGTGCAGCTCTGTGGGGAACCGTGATCGGAGCCATTTTGGGTGGCTGGCCGGCAGAGCGATTCGGACGGCGTCAAACCCTGCTGTGGGTCGGTATCCTGTACTTCGTTTCGGCAGCCGGATCAGGACTGGCCCCCGAAAAGTTCTCGTTCATGTTGGCTCGATTTATCGGTGGAGTCGGTGTGGGGATCGCGACCGTCGCGTCCCCGCTATACATCTCCGAGATATCACCGCCAAAGATGCGAGGACGGCTGGCCGGCTTGTTCCAGTTCAACATCGTTTTCGGAATCCTGATCGCGTTTGCGTCGAACTATCTGATTGGCAAATACGTTGGCGCAGACGTGGCATGGCGTTGGATGCTTGGTGTCGAAGCTTTTCCGGCGCTGCTGTATACGATTTTGTGTATCACGCTTCCGGAAAGTCCTCGCTGGCTGATCACACATGGGAACCGGCGCGATGCGGGGTTAGAAGTTTTCCGCTCGATCAACCCCGATCTTACCTCCCAGGAAATTGAGTCACTTGCAGACACTGTCCAAGCAAGTGCGGGTGACACCAACAAAGCTGAGAAGTTTTTCACCGCTCGGCTTCGAAGGCCGATCATGCTGGCATTTCTGATTGCCTTTTTCAATCAGCTTTCGGGCATCAATGCGATCCTGTATTTCGCCCCGCGAATCTTTGAATGGACCGGTCTGGAAAAGAATGCGGCGCTGCTTCAATCGCTTGGAATTGGGATTACCAATCTCGTATTCACATACGTAGGACTGTGGCTGATCGACCGTTTCGGTCGCCGAACTTTGCTTTACATCGGATCGTTCGGTTACATCGCTTCGCTGGGACTTTGCACCTATGCCTTCAGCGTGGAAAGCTACCAAATCGTTCCGGCTTGTATCTTCGCTTTCATTGCGGCACATGCGGTGGGACAAGGCGCGGTTATCTGGGTGTTCATCAGCGAGATCTTTCCTAACCGCAGCAGAGCGGCGGGCCAGGCACTTGGCAGTTCGACGCACTGGTTGTTCGCAGCACTACTGACACTCGTTTTTCCAAAGATGGCCGAGTCGCTACCGCCTGCAACCATCTTCGGCTTCTTCTGCTTCATGATGGTTCTTCAGTTGGTCTGGGTAAAAATGTTTGTTCCCGAAACGAAAGGCGTTCCGCTTGAGCAGATGCAGGAAAAGCTTGGCATTGCGGATGCTTGA
- a CDS encoding FG-GAP-like repeat-containing protein, whose product MLENAATDNTLSRDAALDQAAEAMQQGRLKEARSLLTTLLLEDPTDVIVIFQLATVHAELGELERAVEVIESIEPDDPTAGLPALGQSADWCVQLERYDDAEKRYQLILKEVPDAAEAHRKLAYLYNRQGRRHEAAQHIYQLCRLGNVRQDELHALVVLSDSMSLDTDDSTAANDPNTVDYSPIGPSGLARQLFTEHRYAEAADVLRPAIKNRKVPPSVVAFYGRILAEAQLDQEFVQWLALTDESVRQYAEFWAGVAVYLGTLNDWQSASRAAMEALNRDPTDFRSINRLHLALTLLGRTEESDRWEQRWKTYKQVLTINNQVSASSPPSVDAIDELAAQLFAIDRKLEAVLWKSIESYYRQMSSDAMAHWNEQRRQLVKTGTEMPSQESRLLGMGLDTFPMPEFQAIVKNIDKDSSVASRHSAIEVATPEFANLATQVGLNHRYKLGPDDLRQGFMMYHQTGGGVAVTDFDLDGNPDLYFAQGAAAEPDFVAAESNQLYRSDGSRVVDVTVNAFASDFQYTIGCTSGDWNQDGLPDIVTSNIGTSVLMINQGDGTFLARPLAQTETVDQMPASIAMADLNSDGLADLFEVNYLRDSQISLRPEKNAAGDIIEAVGPADFAPAADRVGLNDGTGGVTLQPITDQDSATHHGLGVVIANFDGKPGNEIFVGNDKSANQYWVRDSDKSTWQDVAGLNGLAYSYDGGETASMGVAAGDFDRNGELDLHITNFQNESACLYLSRDGVFQDRANRYRLGVPSRSVLGFGSQGLDYDNNGWTDLVVTNGHIDNYLKMSGPYEQESQLFANHGDRFEKVDVVDPSGYWAQMHLGRALARVDFNRDGKQDFVVTHMSDPSAVLINQTKTDNHVVQIKLVGTRAERDAIATKVTLRSGETTQTEWLVGGDGYLCHNQPVLSFGLGTSTTVDSLTVTWPTGDEQGFSNVTVDHQLLLVEGDDDLFTLETFADDGNLN is encoded by the coding sequence GTGTTAGAAAATGCTGCGACCGACAACACGCTGTCTCGGGATGCGGCACTAGATCAAGCCGCCGAAGCCATGCAGCAGGGGCGATTGAAGGAAGCTCGGTCGCTGCTAACGACCCTACTACTGGAAGACCCAACCGACGTCATCGTCATCTTTCAGCTAGCCACCGTTCATGCGGAACTGGGGGAACTGGAACGTGCGGTCGAAGTGATCGAATCGATCGAGCCTGATGATCCAACCGCCGGTCTGCCCGCACTTGGGCAATCAGCCGATTGGTGTGTTCAGCTGGAACGGTATGACGATGCGGAGAAGCGATACCAGCTGATCTTGAAAGAGGTCCCCGATGCCGCAGAAGCACATCGAAAACTGGCTTATCTGTACAACCGCCAAGGTCGACGGCATGAAGCGGCGCAGCACATCTATCAGCTTTGTCGGCTCGGAAACGTTCGCCAAGACGAACTGCATGCCTTGGTCGTGCTTAGCGATTCGATGTCGTTAGACACAGATGACAGTACCGCTGCCAATGATCCCAACACTGTCGACTACAGTCCGATCGGACCTTCCGGCTTGGCAAGGCAACTGTTTACCGAACATCGTTATGCCGAAGCTGCTGACGTTCTGCGTCCCGCGATTAAAAATCGAAAGGTGCCACCATCGGTTGTCGCTTTTTATGGGCGGATACTGGCAGAAGCACAACTGGATCAGGAGTTCGTCCAGTGGCTTGCCCTGACAGACGAAAGTGTTCGGCAGTATGCCGAGTTTTGGGCGGGCGTCGCGGTCTATCTTGGCACTTTAAATGATTGGCAGTCTGCATCACGCGCGGCAATGGAAGCACTGAACCGCGATCCGACCGATTTTCGATCCATCAATCGGTTGCACCTGGCGCTGACACTGTTAGGGCGAACGGAAGAGAGTGATCGCTGGGAACAGCGTTGGAAAACCTACAAGCAGGTGCTGACAATCAACAACCAGGTTTCGGCATCCAGTCCACCCAGTGTCGACGCGATTGACGAACTTGCTGCTCAGCTGTTTGCCATCGATCGAAAGCTCGAAGCGGTGTTGTGGAAATCGATCGAGTCTTACTATCGGCAGATGTCATCCGACGCGATGGCACATTGGAATGAACAGCGTCGTCAGTTGGTGAAAACCGGTACGGAGATGCCAAGCCAAGAAAGTCGACTACTAGGAATGGGCCTGGATACATTTCCGATGCCGGAATTTCAGGCGATTGTGAAGAATATCGATAAAGACTCTTCGGTGGCATCGCGGCATTCGGCGATCGAAGTCGCGACGCCCGAATTCGCCAATCTTGCGACACAGGTCGGACTGAATCACAGGTACAAGCTTGGGCCGGACGATCTGCGGCAAGGCTTCATGATGTATCACCAAACAGGAGGCGGAGTTGCTGTCACCGACTTTGATTTGGATGGCAACCCCGACCTGTACTTCGCACAAGGTGCTGCTGCCGAACCGGATTTTGTCGCAGCGGAATCCAATCAGCTCTATCGGTCTGACGGAAGCCGCGTTGTGGATGTCACCGTGAACGCGTTCGCATCGGATTTTCAATACACCATCGGTTGTACAAGTGGGGACTGGAATCAAGACGGCTTGCCGGACATTGTCACCTCGAACATTGGGACTAGTGTCCTGATGATCAATCAAGGCGATGGTACCTTTCTCGCTCGCCCATTGGCACAAACTGAAACTGTTGATCAGATGCCAGCCTCGATCGCGATGGCGGATTTAAACTCCGACGGATTGGCCGACCTGTTCGAAGTCAATTACTTGCGTGATAGCCAAATCTCTCTGCGGCCGGAAAAGAACGCCGCCGGAGATATCATTGAGGCTGTCGGGCCCGCCGATTTTGCACCGGCGGCTGACCGTGTCGGTCTGAATGACGGAACTGGCGGTGTGACGTTGCAACCTATCACCGATCAAGACTCGGCAACGCACCACGGACTTGGCGTCGTGATCGCAAACTTCGACGGCAAACCAGGCAATGAAATCTTTGTTGGCAACGACAAATCTGCTAACCAATATTGGGTGCGTGATTCAGACAAATCGACTTGGCAAGACGTCGCCGGGCTAAATGGTTTGGCGTATTCATACGACGGTGGTGAAACGGCAAGCATGGGAGTCGCCGCGGGCGATTTCGATCGAAATGGTGAGCTGGATCTTCACATCACAAACTTTCAAAATGAAAGCGCTTGTTTGTACCTTTCCCGCGACGGTGTGTTTCAAGATCGTGCCAACCGCTACCGTTTGGGAGTCCCAAGCCGTTCCGTTTTGGGATTCGGTTCGCAAGGGCTGGACTACGACAACAATGGCTGGACTGACTTGGTGGTTACCAACGGTCACATCGACAATTACTTGAAGATGAGCGGACCATACGAACAGGAATCACAACTGTTCGCGAATCATGGTGATCGATTCGAGAAAGTCGATGTGGTTGATCCATCTGGCTATTGGGCACAAATGCACCTCGGTCGCGCGCTCGCACGCGTCGATTTCAATCGCGACGGCAAGCAAGATTTTGTGGTGACTCACATGTCTGATCCGTCAGCGGTTCTGATCAATCAAACCAAGACAGATAATCATGTGGTCCAAATCAAGTTAGTCGGTACCAGAGCCGAACGTGATGCAATTGCGACAAAGGTAACGTTGCGATCGGGCGAGACAACGCAAACCGAGTGGCTCGTCGGTGGAGACGGATATCTGTGTCATAATCAGCCGGTTCTCTCGTTCGGATTGGGAACGTCGACCACTGTCGATTCTCTCACCGTCACGTGGCCCACCGGAGACGAGCAGGGATTTTCCAACGTCACTGTTGATCATCAGCTTTTGCTTGTCGAAGGTGACGACGATCTATTTACGCTTGAAACGTTTGCTGATGATGGGAATTTGAACTGA
- a CDS encoding FG-GAP-like repeat-containing protein has translation MVSIVRRVSSSFLSFMAFKEIPTSCIVFALAVVISGLVGCDSDSNDQTPVTKVSVKDEDEMLAARRLVSAEKWQQAGDVAIKVLLRDPDNAEAALIAAESALRQGNAERAVELAASIDDQSPLAESAIDIHARSLFMVGKVSEAADVLLAGIKKRPGEWVWHHRAWALLTRIGRREEASLVADQLCLAGEATEMELNSLIRRTESFPTQLESDSEIEAYFEPGLGIARWYFTQLEFRKSLQELELAMENGLKSPAAVALHGRLLAETQAHDRFPSWHAGCDPKEVQRLGDYWAALGTYFFDRRQFEASARALLNAVYQNPTDRSSMQRLAKVFDALGKPDQAQQYRVRGIDLAQCENTSNRLQQRKLPFTEHRELQQRIMQQLLEMERPFEVLGWAGLIHSTSSNAKQREIALKRAEILRTEGAVKLARESALLGEKLENYKLGDAYQRLLNDKSAGSSTQKVVDVVPLAKPHLVDVAAKVGLDFQWYRSLELDESPIPIHESIGGAIAVLDYDLDGWPDLYFAQGSGDPPSANCTRSNVLVRNVAGRFTDQTALANAEDFNYGSGLAAGDVNQDGFIDLYVGSLGNNRLLINNGDGTFRDATETLGENSPQFTSSLAIADINGDRLPDLFECDYIEMDGAFALPKIGPDGRPSQPSPLEHYAQSDRWFVNRGNGSFQLQKIERDVAVPGTSLGVVVTDFDGQPGNEVFVGNDVRPNHLLMHLGDEKLGNAADAKGVANGFEGAANGCMGIASGDYNRDGTIDLHITNFNEESANLYLQSPDGGFTDYATRYELKGPSFPMVGFGTKAIDIDRDGWLDLAVTNGHIFDMTPYDEMYKMPPQLFMNLGTRFELTNVQDESDYWSGDYLGRSMAKLDFDRDGDFDLIINHLDRPVALLENQTETQGNAIQLELCGTRSERDAIGAKVSVRSGETVWSEWVTAGDGYLCSDEATMEFGTGAANTIDSIEVKWPSGSTQTFPGPIEPKRYLLIEGEQELLQR, from the coding sequence GTGGTTTCGATTGTTCGCCGCGTCTCATCTTCTTTTCTTTCGTTTATGGCATTCAAAGAGATCCCCACAAGCTGCATTGTTTTCGCACTAGCAGTCGTCATTTCCGGCCTCGTTGGCTGTGATTCGGATTCGAATGACCAGACACCTGTCACGAAAGTTTCTGTCAAAGATGAAGACGAAATGCTGGCGGCGCGGCGATTGGTTTCCGCCGAAAAGTGGCAGCAGGCGGGCGATGTCGCAATCAAAGTTCTACTTCGCGATCCGGACAATGCTGAAGCCGCATTGATCGCAGCGGAATCGGCACTTCGCCAGGGCAACGCGGAACGTGCGGTTGAACTTGCCGCTTCGATCGATGATCAATCTCCGCTGGCCGAAAGTGCGATCGATATTCACGCCAGATCTCTATTCATGGTTGGCAAGGTATCGGAAGCTGCTGATGTCCTGTTGGCCGGAATCAAAAAACGCCCTGGGGAATGGGTTTGGCATCATCGTGCATGGGCGTTGCTAACGCGAATCGGACGTCGTGAAGAAGCATCGCTTGTCGCCGATCAGCTCTGTCTTGCGGGCGAAGCGACGGAAATGGAATTGAACTCGCTGATTCGTCGGACAGAATCTTTTCCGACGCAGTTGGAGTCGGACTCCGAAATCGAAGCATATTTCGAGCCTGGCCTGGGCATTGCTCGCTGGTACTTCACTCAACTTGAGTTTCGAAAATCACTTCAAGAGTTAGAACTGGCGATGGAGAACGGCTTGAAGTCGCCCGCCGCGGTTGCACTTCACGGACGTCTGCTTGCTGAGACACAGGCTCACGATCGATTTCCATCATGGCATGCCGGTTGCGATCCTAAGGAAGTTCAGCGCTTGGGTGATTATTGGGCTGCACTTGGAACCTATTTCTTTGATCGACGTCAATTCGAAGCCTCCGCCCGTGCGTTGCTCAATGCGGTCTATCAAAACCCCACCGACCGCAGCAGCATGCAGCGGTTGGCTAAAGTTTTTGATGCTTTGGGAAAGCCCGACCAGGCACAGCAATATCGGGTGCGTGGTATCGATTTGGCTCAGTGCGAAAATACATCCAATCGATTGCAGCAACGCAAGTTGCCATTCACAGAGCATCGCGAGTTGCAGCAGCGGATTATGCAACAGCTGTTGGAAATGGAACGCCCTTTCGAAGTGCTCGGTTGGGCTGGGCTAATCCATTCCACTAGCAGCAATGCCAAACAACGTGAAATCGCACTCAAGCGAGCAGAGATTCTACGCACCGAGGGTGCTGTCAAGCTGGCTCGTGAGTCAGCATTGCTTGGCGAAAAATTGGAAAACTACAAGTTGGGTGACGCCTATCAAAGGCTGCTCAATGACAAGTCTGCTGGCTCGTCGACACAGAAGGTCGTCGATGTCGTTCCGCTCGCAAAGCCACACCTGGTCGACGTTGCCGCAAAGGTTGGACTCGATTTTCAATGGTACCGCAGTTTGGAACTGGATGAATCACCGATTCCGATTCACGAATCGATCGGCGGTGCGATCGCAGTGTTGGACTATGATCTTGACGGTTGGCCGGACCTTTACTTTGCCCAGGGTTCGGGGGATCCTCCATCAGCAAATTGCACTCGATCGAATGTCTTGGTGCGAAACGTCGCGGGGCGTTTTACAGATCAGACTGCTTTGGCTAATGCTGAAGATTTCAACTACGGTTCAGGTCTAGCCGCGGGTGATGTCAATCAGGATGGATTCATCGACCTCTACGTCGGAAGCTTGGGGAACAATCGCCTGCTGATCAACAATGGGGACGGCACATTTCGTGATGCAACTGAAACACTTGGTGAAAACTCACCGCAGTTCACTTCATCGCTGGCGATCGCGGACATTAACGGAGATCGATTGCCCGATCTATTCGAGTGTGACTATATCGAGATGGACGGAGCGTTCGCGTTGCCCAAGATCGGGCCCGATGGTCGACCGTCGCAGCCATCTCCGCTTGAGCATTACGCGCAATCCGATCGGTGGTTTGTCAATCGTGGCAACGGATCATTTCAATTGCAGAAAATCGAGCGTGATGTCGCCGTTCCGGGAACCTCGCTAGGAGTCGTCGTGACTGACTTTGATGGTCAGCCTGGAAACGAAGTCTTTGTGGGAAACGATGTTCGCCCCAACCATTTGTTGATGCACCTCGGCGATGAAAAGCTAGGCAATGCGGCGGATGCGAAGGGTGTCGCCAACGGGTTTGAAGGTGCAGCGAATGGTTGCATGGGGATTGCCTCGGGAGACTACAACCGAGACGGGACGATCGACTTGCACATCACGAACTTCAATGAGGAATCCGCCAATCTTTATCTTCAATCGCCCGATGGCGGATTCACTGACTATGCCACTCGCTATGAATTGAAAGGCCCCAGTTTTCCGATGGTCGGATTTGGTACCAAGGCGATCGATATTGATCGCGATGGGTGGCTAGATTTGGCCGTGACCAATGGGCACATCTTTGACATGACTCCCTATGACGAAATGTACAAGATGCCGCCGCAGTTATTTATGAACCTTGGCACTCGATTCGAACTAACAAATGTCCAGGACGAGTCTGACTATTGGTCCGGAGACTATTTGGGACGTTCGATGGCAAAGCTGGACTTCGATCGCGATGGTGATTTTGATTTGATCATCAACCACTTGGATCGGCCGGTCGCACTGTTGGAAAATCAAACAGAAACACAGGGGAATGCCATTCAACTGGAGCTTTGCGGAACACGAAGCGAACGTGACGCGATTGGTGCCAAGGTAAGCGTGCGTTCCGGTGAGACAGTTTGGAGCGAATGGGTAACTGCAGGAGACGGCTATCTATGTAGCGATGAAGCGACCATGGAATTTGGTACTGGTGCCGCAAATACGATCGATTCCATCGAAGTGAAATGGCCTTCGGGATCTACCCAAACTTTCCCCGGTCCCATCGAACCGAAGCGGTATCTGTTAATCGAAGGGGAACAGGAGTTGCTGCAACGGTAA
- a CDS encoding FG-GAP-like repeat-containing protein: MPDTETEPIEAVAPIAPVAPSVPKAPDAPGNESDTAAQVSIDRDEAISKSEKLAGQGDFDAASEHLHELLLVDNQDTEVIFRLAGMRAAKGRLDEAVDLLDSIPTDDPIAGYPALGQSADYCLKLGRYGEAERRYKRIVRMYPDAAVAHRKLAFLYNCQGRRHEAAYHLQSLCMQGNVRQDELHALIHLSHAMTDGDAPGGEQIIETNDNDPNYIPIGDSAQARMLFTAERYQEAVDLLRQSIANGEQPNSIKAFYGRAAAEAQDHRQLQQWLKNPSRDLEQYSEYWAAIGLWLIAENRYEEAARSLMEAIDRDPTDYRSISRLRSVLETLGDDETAAKWDERAVTLKTVFTQNNQVADAGEAGGEAIENLAESLSSLGRNVEAVLWRSIAAYHRQASNDEMQQLRQALRQTVQSRQAFPDQQARLCGLSLESYPLPNLNLPGSETNLALEHADSNAVQRTDSFVPAAFENLADAIGLKHSYQVASEPRERGFTVYQSVGGAVAVLDFDRDGIADLYLAQGAADPPDFVSRESNVLYRSNDGSITEVTNSAHAELYRYSTGVTAGDWNQDGFDDLFVANIGENAILINNGDGTFTKQAFDDRDDKTLMTTSLAVADLDGDSLPDLFELNYLHDSRITDRPKTNARGQVIEPLMPQQYQPGLDRIAVNQPDGQPSFQDMGTPSESARAGLGVIVGDFDHQRGNEVFVGNDVYANQLWVKDSQGIWADMAMLHGCAYGFSGAKTASMGIASGDFDRNGWLDFHITNFQRENVSYYLNHSGRFKDRNIQYGLSEPSSSVLGFGTQSIDYDNDSDLDLVVANGHIEDAIANHAPFQQPMQLFANRRDRFELADVDDKSGYWSQSHLGRGLAKLDWNRDGKTDFVVTHLGEQTALLVNRCTDANHWLQVSLAGVDCERAAIGARVTASVNGNRLTEWVTAGDGFFSRNEPIVSFGLAAESVVSELTIDWPGGARQTFSNVAADQHILVVEGTEDPFSF; encoded by the coding sequence ATGCCCGACACTGAAACAGAGCCTATTGAGGCGGTTGCTCCAATTGCCCCGGTCGCACCTTCGGTTCCAAAGGCTCCGGACGCTCCTGGCAACGAATCTGATACAGCAGCACAAGTAAGTATTGATCGCGACGAGGCGATTTCGAAATCCGAGAAGCTCGCTGGCCAAGGTGACTTCGATGCTGCGTCAGAACACCTGCATGAATTGTTGCTCGTTGACAATCAAGACACCGAAGTCATCTTTCGATTGGCGGGGATGCGTGCTGCGAAGGGACGTCTTGACGAAGCCGTCGACTTGCTCGATTCGATCCCGACGGATGATCCGATCGCAGGTTATCCGGCACTTGGCCAGTCGGCTGATTATTGTTTGAAACTCGGTCGCTACGGCGAAGCGGAACGTCGGTACAAGCGAATCGTTCGGATGTATCCTGATGCCGCGGTCGCTCATCGGAAACTGGCGTTTCTCTACAATTGTCAAGGGCGGCGGCACGAGGCTGCTTACCATCTGCAATCGCTGTGTATGCAAGGCAATGTTCGGCAAGACGAATTGCACGCGTTGATCCATCTGAGCCATGCGATGACGGATGGGGATGCACCTGGCGGCGAGCAAATCATCGAAACCAATGACAACGATCCGAACTACATACCAATTGGCGATTCGGCTCAAGCAAGAATGTTGTTCACGGCGGAACGTTACCAGGAAGCGGTCGATCTGCTAAGGCAGTCGATTGCCAACGGCGAACAGCCTAACTCGATCAAAGCATTCTACGGACGTGCAGCTGCCGAAGCTCAGGATCATCGCCAACTTCAACAGTGGTTGAAAAATCCCAGTCGTGATCTCGAGCAATACTCCGAATACTGGGCGGCAATCGGTTTGTGGTTAATTGCAGAAAACCGATACGAAGAAGCTGCTAGATCTTTAATGGAGGCAATCGACCGCGATCCCACGGACTATCGATCGATCAGTCGATTGCGCTCGGTATTGGAAACGCTCGGCGACGACGAAACTGCCGCAAAGTGGGACGAGCGAGCGGTGACACTGAAAACTGTTTTCACGCAAAACAATCAAGTTGCCGATGCCGGTGAAGCTGGTGGAGAGGCGATCGAGAACCTTGCGGAAAGCTTGTCATCGTTAGGACGCAATGTGGAGGCTGTTCTGTGGAGGTCGATCGCTGCCTACCATCGGCAAGCGTCAAATGATGAAATGCAGCAGCTTCGCCAAGCATTGCGACAAACCGTGCAGAGTCGCCAGGCGTTTCCTGATCAGCAAGCACGGCTTTGTGGTTTATCGCTGGAGTCATACCCGCTGCCGAATTTGAACCTGCCCGGTTCAGAAACGAATCTGGCGTTGGAACACGCTGATTCGAACGCCGTTCAGCGGACTGATTCGTTCGTGCCAGCTGCGTTCGAAAATCTTGCTGATGCGATCGGGCTAAAACACAGCTATCAGGTCGCCAGCGAACCGCGGGAACGCGGATTTACGGTTTATCAATCGGTGGGTGGCGCTGTCGCGGTTTTGGATTTTGATCGTGATGGAATCGCAGATTTGTATCTCGCACAAGGCGCCGCCGACCCGCCGGACTTTGTCAGCCGCGAAAGCAATGTCTTGTACCGATCGAATGATGGATCAATCACTGAAGTTACCAATTCGGCACACGCCGAACTTTATCGCTATTCGACCGGCGTAACCGCGGGTGATTGGAATCAAGACGGCTTTGATGATCTGTTTGTCGCCAACATTGGTGAAAATGCCATATTGATAAACAATGGCGATGGCACGTTTACCAAGCAAGCGTTTGACGACCGAGACGACAAGACGTTGATGACGACTTCGCTAGCTGTTGCGGATCTCGATGGCGATTCCTTGCCGGACCTTTTTGAGCTCAATTACTTGCATGATTCGCGGATTACCGATCGGCCAAAGACAAATGCTCGGGGGCAAGTGATCGAACCTCTAATGCCTCAGCAATACCAGCCGGGACTGGATCGGATCGCTGTGAATCAGCCTGACGGGCAGCCTTCGTTTCAGGATATGGGGACACCATCGGAATCAGCCCGAGCTGGCTTAGGTGTCATCGTCGGTGACTTTGATCACCAACGCGGAAACGAAGTGTTTGTTGGTAACGACGTCTATGCAAACCAGTTGTGGGTAAAAGACAGTCAAGGCATTTGGGCCGATATGGCGATGCTTCATGGCTGTGCGTACGGTTTCAGTGGCGCGAAGACAGCATCGATGGGAATCGCATCAGGCGATTTCGATCGCAACGGTTGGCTCGATTTTCACATCACCAATTTTCAGCGTGAAAACGTCAGCTATTACCTAAATCATTCGGGACGGTTCAAAGATCGCAATATCCAGTACGGCTTAAGTGAACCGAGTTCATCCGTGCTCGGATTTGGGACTCAATCGATCGACTATGACAACGATAGTGACTTGGATTTGGTTGTCGCGAACGGTCACATCGAGGACGCGATTGCAAACCATGCTCCGTTTCAGCAGCCGATGCAATTGTTTGCCAATCGACGCGATCGATTTGAATTGGCGGATGTCGATGACAAGTCTGGATATTGGTCGCAATCGCACCTCGGTCGCGGCTTGGCAAAGCTGGACTGGAATCGTGATGGCAAGACGGACTTTGTGGTCACCCACCTTGGCGAGCAGACCGCATTGTTAGTCAATCGCTGTACCGATGCGAATCATTGGTTGCAGGTCTCGCTTGCCGGTGTCGACTGCGAACGGGCCGCAATCGGAGCTCGTGTCACCGCGAGCGTCAATGGTAATCGTTTGACTGAATGGGTCACGGCTGGTGATGGCTTTTTCAGCCGTAATGAGCCGATCGTTTCGTTCGGACTAGCCGCGGAAAGTGTTGTTAGTGAGTTGACGATTGACTGGCCAGGCGGTGCACGTCAGACGTTCAGCAACGTGGCGGCTGATCAACATATTCTGGTGGTGGAAGGAACCGAGGATCCGTTTTCATTTTGA